A segment of the Methanobacterium sp. genome:
TCGCTTCCATGTCTGTGACAGACGCAGGCAACATGACTAATCCAGGTTTATTCATTGGACTCATGGGCGGAACAGCCATTATTGGAATTATCTTAGCCATAATTTTAGGATTAATTGCATCCATTGCCATTGCAAATATGGCTCTGAATAATGGTGAATTTGGAGCAGCATTCCGATTCGGGGAAATCCTCGAGAAAATAGCCATGATCGGATGGGGCAAATACATAGTATGGTACATTGTGATGATCATCATCGGAATGATCGGTGGAGTCATTGCAGGTCTCCTGAACATAATTCCGTTCATAGGAACCATAATTGCCCTGCTAGTGGTCTACCCATATCTGTACATGTTCTCCGCAAGATCCCTGGCTTTACTCTTTGGATCCAGCGTAGAAATGGAATCAGTTGAATAAACTAATTCCCTATTTCTTTTTTTTTATTTTTTTAAATCTATTTTGAATAAAAGTCAAGAACAATTACTCTTAAATATCCCACGATTTTTAAAATATAAGACCTATCTGGGGATTTAAAAAATGATTTTCATAAAATTTTATTTCAAGTTAAAATCTTATTTTAAAAATAAACAGCCCATGAAGATAAAATAGAGAAAAGAAAAAAATATAATTCCCTTAGATACTTTTATTATCCAAAGGGAATCTCATCATTACCGGATCTTACAATCCAGTAAGACGAAGACCGGTTATCTGGGCAGTGTCACTGTTTAAGGCTCGTAGGTCATCTGTTGAGAACTTGCGAATATCATCATGCCCTGCCAGCTGGGCCAGCATCTTGGTCTCCTCGGTCATGGACTTAATATAGTTAGCCACTCGCATGGAAGCCAGATCCACATCCAGGCGTTGACATAGTAACGGATCCTGGGTGGCGACTCCCACCGGACATTTGCCAGTGTAGCACATACGGCAGGCTCTGCATCCCATGGCAATCATGGCACCGGTTCCAATGTACACTGCATCTGCACCCAAAGCCATTGATTTGGCCACATCTGCCCCGCTCCGGATTCCTCCGGTGATTATGAGGTCCACGGTGTCCTTCATGCCGATTTCTTCCAGTCCGCGGACTGCTTCCATGAGTGCTGCCAGGGTAGGGATTCCCGTGTGTTCGATGACCACTTCTGGTGCTGCTCCAGTACCTCCTTCCATACCATCCACTGATATCACATCTGCACCAGCCTCAGCAACCAGTTGAACATCATCTTTCACCCTTCCCGGCCCTAATTTTACCACAATAGGTACCTGCCAGTCAGTGACCTCGCGGATGAGTTCTATGTGCTTGTCCAGATCCCCGGGTCTGGTGGCATCCAGGAAGCGGGCTGGGCTAAGTGCGTCGGTTCCAAGAGGTATTCCTCTGATTTCAGCTACTTTAGGGCTGACTTTCTCGGCAAGGAGATGTCCGCCCATACCGGGTTTGGCTCCCTGACCTATTTTAACTTCTATGGCATCTCCCACATTTAAGTAGTCTGCGGAAACTCCGAAACGGCCCGAAGAGTACTGTACCATTAGTTTGTCTGCGTATTCCCTTTCCAGAGGTAGCATTCCCCCCTCCCCTGTGTTAGCGCATGATCCTACCAGGGAGGTACCCTTAGCCATGGCCAGTTTACACTCCTCAGATAATGCTCCAAATGACATTCCGGCAATGAGTACAGGTGTTTCCAGTTCCAGGGGATTTTCAGCGTACCTGGTTCCAAGGACAACTTTGGTGTTACATGCCTCCCGGTACTTGTCCACTGGAGATACTGAAGCTTGTCCAGGTAATATTATTATATCATCCAGATTAGGGAGTCTTCTTTCTGTACCAAAACCTCTGAGAACATATTTACCTGCCTTGGAAGTATAACGTATGTCCGCGATGGTTCTGGGATCCCATATGCTCCCGGCTCCTGTTGGTATCAACACCGGACATGCCGCAGTGCAAGATCCACACATTATACAGCGACTTTTATCGATTTCAGCGTGACTATCCACGATTTCAATGGCATCGGTGGGGCAAACGATCTCACAGGTACCACAGAAGACACATAGTCCTTCAGTTGATACTGCCAGTTCTCCGGAGGGAGATAGGGGTCTTTTTGAAGTTGATCTCAGGGGGTTATCCGTCCCGAAGTTCTGCTGCAGACCAGTGGCAAATTCCTTGATATCCACCACACCCAGACAATTTTCCTTACAGGCTTTTACACAGGCCGGTACATCATCTGCAGACTGCATGCACTGTTGTTCGCATTTGAGCATCTCATCAGCAGTGTGAGTGATGCTTCCAATGGGACACATTAACATGCACAGGCGGCAGCCCACACAGAGATCCGGGTTGATCTTCACCACATCACCTTCACGGTAGATTGCATCTCTAAAACAGCCTTTTAGGCAGGATGGGTTTATGCACTGCTGGCAGACAATGGTCTGGTAACCTTCAGTCATTTTATGCAGGAAAATGCTGCTTTCATCATTGACTGAGACACAGGCTTCAATACAGTCATTGCATCCATCACACTTTTCTGGATCAGTTAAAAGTATCTGTTTCATCAGGATGCCTCCTCTTTACCATAGAAGGGTCTTAACTCTTCAGGTCCAATCTTAATGAAATCTTCTGCCTGGGCATCTATGTTGTACTTCAGGAAGATTGATGATAA
Coding sequences within it:
- a CDS encoding DUF4013 domain-containing protein, yielding MDIGEIISDSLSYPSQDWKKVLIFGILFLISFLIIPVFLVMGYFFRILKGSIAGFDELPDFDEWGEMFIDGLKIFVVQFVYFLIPAIVILIGVWASIASMSVTDAGNMTNPGLFIGLMGGTAIIGIILAIILGLIASIAIANMALNNGEFGAAFRFGEILEKIAMIGWGKYIVWYIVMIIIGMIGGVIAGLLNIIPFIGTIIALLVVYPYLYMFSARSLALLFGSSVEMESVE
- a CDS encoding glutamate synthase-related protein; its protein translation is MKQILLTDPEKCDGCNDCIEACVSVNDESSIFLHKMTEGYQTIVCQQCINPSCLKGCFRDAIYREGDVVKINPDLCVGCRLCMLMCPIGSITHTADEMLKCEQQCMQSADDVPACVKACKENCLGVVDIKEFATGLQQNFGTDNPLRSTSKRPLSPSGELAVSTEGLCVFCGTCEIVCPTDAIEIVDSHAEIDKSRCIMCGSCTAACPVLIPTGAGSIWDPRTIADIRYTSKAGKYVLRGFGTERRLPNLDDIIILPGQASVSPVDKYREACNTKVVLGTRYAENPLELETPVLIAGMSFGALSEECKLAMAKGTSLVGSCANTGEGGMLPLEREYADKLMVQYSSGRFGVSADYLNVGDAIEVKIGQGAKPGMGGHLLAEKVSPKVAEIRGIPLGTDALSPARFLDATRPGDLDKHIELIREVTDWQVPIVVKLGPGRVKDDVQLVAEAGADVISVDGMEGGTGAAPEVVIEHTGIPTLAALMEAVRGLEEIGMKDTVDLIITGGIRSGADVAKSMALGADAVYIGTGAMIAMGCRACRMCYTGKCPVGVATQDPLLCQRLDVDLASMRVANYIKSMTEETKMLAQLAGHDDIRKFSTDDLRALNSDTAQITGLRLTGL